In Streptomyces sp. SN-593, a single genomic region encodes these proteins:
- a CDS encoding helix-turn-helix domain-containing protein: protein MPNVRAVPTLRRRRLGNALRAYRLAASLSGEVAGAAMGWDESKISRIENARARMPPGDVAALLKAYGVEDVDAVAALESLARDAGKQGWWQTYGDVVPLSYTDYLTLESDAESVHVYTPSLIPGLLQTGAYAREIIAATAITRTAAEVTALAEVRKTRQAILTTRAEGPLKLWAVIHEAALGLRSASQPTLMKDQLRHLLDMTELPNVTIQVMDLHATAHPGMLGLFEVVRFPAPWPTVVNLENLRGGSFVEGTDDVKAFENAFERVVASALSVDDSRAKIKDIMEGTGA, encoded by the coding sequence ATGCCGAACGTGAGAGCAGTTCCGACCCTCCGCCGCCGGCGCCTTGGAAATGCCCTGCGGGCCTACCGCTTGGCGGCGTCCCTCAGCGGGGAGGTGGCCGGCGCCGCGATGGGATGGGACGAGAGCAAGATCAGCCGGATCGAGAACGCGAGGGCGCGGATGCCACCGGGAGACGTCGCAGCGCTCCTCAAGGCGTACGGCGTTGAGGATGTCGATGCCGTCGCCGCGCTGGAGAGCCTTGCCCGGGACGCCGGCAAGCAGGGCTGGTGGCAGACGTACGGCGATGTCGTCCCGCTCAGCTACACGGACTACCTGACCCTGGAGTCCGATGCCGAGAGCGTGCACGTCTACACCCCGAGCCTCATCCCCGGCCTGCTGCAGACCGGTGCGTACGCGCGCGAGATCATCGCCGCCACCGCCATCACGCGGACGGCCGCCGAGGTCACCGCGCTGGCCGAGGTGCGCAAGACGCGCCAAGCTATCCTCACCACCAGGGCGGAAGGGCCGCTCAAGCTGTGGGCCGTTATCCACGAGGCGGCCCTCGGCCTACGGTCGGCGTCCCAACCGACGCTGATGAAGGACCAGTTGCGACACCTGCTGGACATGACCGAACTACCCAACGTCACGATTCAGGTGATGGACCTACACGCCACGGCGCACCCCGGGATGCTCGGCCTCTTCGAGGTCGTCCGCTTCCCGGCGCCGTGGCCGACGGTCGTCAACCTGGAGAACCTCCGCGGCGGATCCTTCGTCGAAGGCACCGACGACGTGAAGGCGTTCGAGAACGCCTTCGAGCGCGTGGTGGCTTCAGCGCTCTCCGTGGACGACTCGCGAGCGAAGATCAAGGACATCATGGAAGGAACCGGGGCGTGA
- a CDS encoding IS5 family transposase yields the protein MNRGADGVLSRGDLTDDEWSVLEPLLPTSTGCCGRWRDHRQVINGIIHRLGTGCQWRQLPARYGPWQTIHKRHMLWSADGTWERLLQHVQAVADAGGGIDWDINIDPTSIRAHQHAAGAPAMPVCASSEKGHPQTGMLHEALGRSRGGFTTKIHLSADGKCRPLSLIITSGQRADCTQFEAVMDKIRVPRLDLDELFRCGLFSGRRRSVSG from the coding sequence CTGAACAGAGGAGCTGACGGCGTTCTCAGCAGGGGGGATCTCACCGATGACGAATGGAGCGTGCTGGAGCCACTGCTCCCCACGAGTACCGGCTGCTGCGGCCGGTGGAGAGATCACCGCCAAGTGATCAACGGGATCATCCACCGGCTTGGCACTGGTTGCCAATGGCGTCAGCTGCCCGCCCGCTACGGCCCGTGGCAGACCATCCACAAGCGCCACATGCTGTGGTCCGCCGACGGCACCTGGGAACGACTGCTCCAGCACGTGCAGGCCGTCGCCGACGCCGGAGGCGGTATCGACTGGGACATCAACATCGACCCCACCTCCATCCGCGCCCACCAGCACGCTGCCGGAGCCCCGGCCATGCCGGTCTGTGCAAGCAGCGAAAAGGGGCACCCGCAGACCGGCATGCTGCACGAAGCACTCGGGCGTTCGCGCGGCGGGTTCACTACCAAGATCCATCTGAGCGCAGACGGCAAGTGCCGGCCGCTCTCACTGATCATCACGTCCGGACAGCGGGCGGACTGCACTCAATTCGAGGCCGTCATGGACAAGATCCGTGTCCCTCGCCTCGACCTAGATGAGTTGTTCCGATGTGGGTTGTTCAGTGGTCGTAGGCGATCAGTGAGTGGGTGA
- a CDS encoding DUF4191 domain-containing protein, whose amino-acid sequence MARKETSESSSGRLAQIVQTYKMTRQADSKIGLVLAAVGIVTFGVILALGFLINHPIYAGILGFLVALLATAVIFGRRAERAAFGQLDGKPGAAAAVLQNVRGWTVTPAVAMNKSQDVVHRAVGKAGIVLVGEGNPNRVKGLLAAEKKKVSRVVFDVPVHDYIVGDDEGQLPLKKIRTTLLRLPRTLSGPKTTEVNDRLRALGDLMSNMPIPKGPMPKGMRMPRGR is encoded by the coding sequence ATGGCGAGGAAGGAAACATCCGAGAGCAGTTCTGGGCGGCTGGCACAGATCGTCCAGACATACAAGATGACCAGGCAGGCCGACTCTAAGATCGGTCTTGTCCTTGCGGCGGTGGGAATCGTCACCTTCGGTGTCATCCTCGCCCTCGGCTTCTTGATCAACCACCCCATCTACGCGGGCATCCTGGGCTTCCTGGTGGCCCTGCTGGCGACCGCCGTGATCTTCGGCCGCCGCGCCGAGCGGGCCGCCTTCGGGCAGCTCGACGGCAAGCCGGGCGCGGCCGCCGCCGTGCTCCAGAACGTGCGGGGCTGGACCGTCACCCCCGCGGTGGCGATGAACAAGAGCCAGGACGTCGTGCACCGCGCGGTCGGCAAGGCCGGCATCGTGCTGGTGGGCGAGGGCAACCCGAACCGGGTGAAGGGCCTGCTGGCCGCCGAGAAGAAGAAGGTCTCCCGGGTCGTCTTCGACGTTCCGGTGCACGACTACATCGTCGGCGACGACGAGGGCCAACTGCCGCTGAAGAAGATCCGTACGACGCTGCTGCGGCTGCCTCGGACGCTGAGCGGTCCGAAGACCACCGAGGTGAACGACCGGCTGCGGGCGCTCGGGGACCTGATGAGCAACATGCCGATCCCGAAGGGCCCGATGCCCAAGGGCATGCGGATGCCGCGCGGGCGCTGA
- a CDS encoding DUF397 domain-containing protein, whose protein sequence is MNPNQKIELYATDLPNAKWRKSSFSNGGEQCVEVAQTRRGIAIRDSKDPNGPALLFTPAAFTEFLAKVNTRQFDS, encoded by the coding sequence GTGAATCCCAACCAGAAGATAGAGCTGTACGCGACGGACCTGCCCAACGCCAAGTGGCGGAAGTCGTCCTTCAGCAACGGTGGCGAGCAGTGCGTCGAGGTGGCGCAGACCCGCCGCGGCATCGCCATCCGTGACTCGAAGGATCCGAACGGACCGGCGCTGCTGTTCACCCCGGCAGCCTTCACCGAGTTCCTGGCGAAGGTGAACACGCGGCAGTTCGACAGCTAG
- a CDS encoding ATP-binding protein has product MTTYRSTVDSPLVNASPAPTVPASEHVRDEMVLRIPDRPAEATPDHAPHGRWVGLLRHITAAKARQWALSSLVDDAALVVSELVTNAMRYGGGEFEFRLTLAEGQVVIAVTDSCTRPPKLSLVGPDSETGRGLLIVAALADMWGVSPDGRTTWCSLSPRGES; this is encoded by the coding sequence ATGACGACGTACCGAAGCACGGTCGACTCGCCCCTGGTGAACGCATCCCCGGCGCCGACTGTCCCAGCCTCCGAGCACGTCCGCGACGAGATGGTCCTTCGGATACCGGACCGACCTGCTGAAGCGACGCCCGACCACGCTCCGCACGGTCGGTGGGTCGGCCTGCTGCGCCACATCACCGCTGCGAAGGCGCGCCAGTGGGCACTGTCGTCACTGGTCGACGACGCCGCCCTCGTGGTCAGCGAGCTGGTCACCAACGCGATGCGATACGGCGGCGGCGAGTTCGAGTTCCGCCTCACGCTCGCCGAGGGACAGGTCGTCATCGCGGTAACCGACAGCTGCACCCGTCCTCCGAAACTCAGCCTTGTCGGCCCCGACAGCGAGACAGGTCGCGGCCTCCTCATCGTGGCGGCACTTGCCGACATGTGGGGTGTCAGTCCGGACGGTAGGACCACGTGGTGCTCCCTCAGCCCTCGGGGAGAGTCGTGA
- a CDS encoding transposase: protein MAGVLTASESSWIAPFTGLSPRAFGKLVTVLRREGADAVRKGRPWGLPLEDRALLVAAYWRTNLTMRQLAPLFGVSKSAADRIIDHLGPMLALQPRKRFAKDAVLIVDGTLVPTRDHTVAEPSKNYRYSTNHQVVIDADTRLVVVVGRPLAGNRNDCKAWEESGAKAAVGNTLTISDGGYPGTGLVMPHRRRNGEDLPEWKQAHNTSHKQVRARVEHVFARMKTWKILRDCRLKGDGVHHAMLGIARMHNLALAG, encoded by the coding sequence GTGGCTGGTGTGCTCACGGCGTCGGAGTCGTCCTGGATAGCCCCGTTCACTGGGCTGAGCCCGCGCGCCTTCGGGAAGCTGGTGACAGTGTTGCGGCGCGAGGGTGCGGACGCGGTCCGCAAGGGTCGGCCGTGGGGCCTTCCGCTGGAGGACCGGGCTCTGCTGGTCGCGGCGTACTGGCGCACGAACCTGACGATGCGGCAGCTCGCCCCGCTGTTCGGGGTGTCGAAGTCTGCGGCGGACCGGATCATCGATCACCTCGGGCCGATGCTCGCGCTCCAGCCCCGCAAGCGGTTCGCGAAGGACGCCGTGCTCATCGTGGACGGCACCCTGGTCCCCACCCGCGACCACACGGTGGCCGAGCCGTCGAAGAACTACCGGTACTCCACCAACCATCAGGTCGTCATCGACGCCGACACCCGCCTGGTCGTCGTGGTCGGCCGGCCGCTCGCCGGAAACCGCAACGACTGCAAGGCATGGGAGGAGTCCGGTGCCAAAGCCGCTGTCGGCAACACGCTGACGATCTCCGACGGCGGCTACCCGGGCACCGGACTCGTCATGCCCCACCGCCGACGCAACGGCGAAGACCTGCCCGAGTGGAAGCAGGCGCACAACACGTCCCACAAGCAGGTCCGCGCCCGCGTCGAGCACGTCTTCGCTCGCATGAAGACCTGGAAGATCCTCCGAGACTGCCGCCTCAAGGGCGACGGCGTCCACCACGCCATGCTCGGCATCGCCCGGATGCACAACCTCGCCCTCGCCGGATAG
- a CDS encoding IS982 family transposase produces the protein MTTEKLNTLLTALYVLVDDHLPKTRRLGRPPRLSDAELVCLAVAQVLLGFHSEARWIRFAHAHLRPMFPGLPQRPAYNKRLRAARPHIQQAIRTLAQHSDLWPDPVWITDSTPVECGRSRDTARRSALAGWAGYGYCASHSRWFWGLRLHLVCTPAGLPITWALATPKVDEREVLAALIETEPDLAHDRPGLLILADKGYVSAELDRFLDQYGITLLRPSYRNHQPRPGQTLLKPIRQLIESVNDTLKGQLGLEQHGGRTIEGAATRVSQRILAMTCAIWHNRTTGQPITHSLIAYDH, from the coding sequence GTGACGACCGAAAAACTGAACACCCTTCTGACGGCACTGTACGTGCTGGTCGATGATCATCTGCCGAAAACTCGGCGGCTGGGCCGTCCTCCACGCCTGTCCGACGCGGAACTCGTGTGCCTGGCCGTTGCCCAGGTACTGCTCGGCTTCCACTCCGAGGCCCGCTGGATCCGCTTCGCCCACGCCCACCTGCGGCCGATGTTCCCCGGCCTGCCCCAACGCCCGGCCTACAACAAACGCCTCCGCGCAGCCCGACCACACATACAGCAGGCAATCCGCACCCTGGCCCAGCACAGCGACCTGTGGCCCGACCCGGTATGGATCACCGACTCCACCCCCGTGGAGTGCGGCCGCTCCCGCGACACCGCCCGCCGCTCCGCCCTGGCCGGATGGGCCGGCTACGGCTACTGCGCCTCCCACTCCCGCTGGTTTTGGGGACTGCGCCTGCACCTGGTCTGCACACCCGCCGGACTGCCCATCACCTGGGCCCTGGCCACCCCGAAAGTCGACGAGCGAGAGGTCCTGGCCGCACTGATCGAGACCGAACCCGACCTGGCCCACGACCGGCCCGGCCTGCTGATCCTCGCCGACAAGGGCTACGTCTCCGCCGAACTGGACCGCTTCCTGGACCAGTACGGCATCACCCTCCTGCGGCCCTCCTACCGCAACCACCAGCCCCGACCCGGACAAACCCTCCTCAAACCGATCCGGCAACTGATCGAATCGGTCAACGACACCCTCAAGGGCCAACTCGGCCTCGAACAGCACGGCGGCCGCACCATCGAGGGCGCCGCTACCCGGGTCAGCCAGCGGATCCTCGCAATGACCTGCGCAATCTGGCACAACCGCACCACCGGCCAACCCATCACCCACTCACTGATCGCCTACGACCACTGA
- a CDS encoding tyrosine-type recombinase/integrase, with amino-acid sequence MREALADRYRILLVIGAGLGLRQGEALGLSADDIDFEKEVVHVRRQVKVVRAKLCFALPKGRKVRDVPLPASVARSIRQHMEQFAPVPVTLPWDDPTPAQTSVEAKHRRPRTYRLLVAGRERKAINRNYFNSYVWKPALAKAGVIAPLDKGGANGTRVWEPSREHGFHALRHFYASEELEAGESVVSLARWLGHSYPGFTLRKYSHFLPRAGARGTAAIDAIFA; translated from the coding sequence GTGCGGGAGGCACTGGCGGATCGCTACCGGATCCTCCTCGTGATCGGAGCAGGACTCGGGCTCCGCCAAGGAGAGGCGCTCGGCCTCTCGGCCGACGACATCGACTTCGAGAAGGAAGTCGTCCATGTCCGGCGTCAGGTCAAAGTGGTGCGGGCGAAGCTGTGTTTTGCGCTCCCGAAGGGACGCAAGGTCCGGGACGTCCCATTGCCGGCCAGCGTGGCCCGGTCCATCCGGCAGCACATGGAGCAGTTCGCGCCGGTGCCGGTCACGCTGCCCTGGGATGACCCGACTCCGGCCCAGACATCGGTGGAGGCAAAGCACCGGCGGCCGAGGACCTACCGACTCTTGGTGGCGGGGCGCGAGCGGAAGGCCATCAACCGGAACTACTTCAACTCCTACGTGTGGAAGCCCGCTCTGGCCAAGGCAGGTGTGATCGCCCCACTGGACAAGGGCGGCGCCAACGGGACTCGCGTGTGGGAGCCGTCACGGGAGCACGGATTCCACGCCCTGCGACACTTCTACGCCTCCGAGGAACTGGAGGCCGGAGAGTCGGTCGTCTCCCTGGCGCGCTGGCTGGGGCACTCCTACCCCGGGTTCACGTTGCGGAAGTACTCCCACTTCCTGCCACGCGCCGGCGCACGTGGCACCGCCGCCATCGATGCGATCTTCGCATAG
- a CDS encoding helix-turn-helix transcriptional regulator, translating into MRDAATYLGISESTLYVWRHRRIGPPSFRLGPRGRVVYRRSALEGWLNEQEVSDSRSNITLSPLERHDKGFN; encoded by the coding sequence GTGAGAGACGCTGCAACCTACTTGGGAATATCGGAAAGCACTCTGTACGTCTGGCGGCATAGAAGAATCGGACCGCCCAGCTTTCGGCTTGGCCCCCGTGGAAGGGTCGTGTACCGGCGTTCCGCCCTGGAAGGTTGGCTGAACGAGCAGGAGGTGTCAGACTCCCGGTCGAACATCACTCTGAGTCCTCTGGAACGCCATGACAAGGGGTTCAACTGA
- a CDS encoding TetR/AcrR family transcriptional regulator has protein sequence MGSEPGGPQVRGADARSAMGRPRDTGRGLAILEATLSLLSEVGYEQLSMEAVASRSGSAKTTIYRRYRDKAALVAAAVEHRAQATPPEPVSDDLRENLLSLVSWLARQIAEQEIGLLGALFAGMRSDVRLAEEMRRILRRDEAAMTDEPLRKAIRHGEHLAPGAPALFAEIAPAVIVHRIMIAGEPCDGPFVAHLVDDILLPLLRSR, from the coding sequence GTGGGAAGCGAACCAGGTGGCCCGCAGGTCCGAGGCGCCGACGCCCGGTCGGCGATGGGGAGGCCGCGCGACACCGGCCGCGGCCTGGCCATCTTGGAGGCGACACTGTCGCTGCTGTCCGAGGTGGGCTACGAGCAGCTGTCGATGGAGGCGGTCGCGAGCCGGTCCGGATCAGCGAAGACCACGATCTACCGCCGGTACCGCGATAAGGCCGCGCTCGTGGCCGCAGCCGTCGAGCACCGCGCCCAAGCCACGCCTCCCGAGCCCGTCTCGGACGATCTCCGGGAGAACCTGCTCAGCCTGGTCTCCTGGTTGGCCCGGCAGATCGCCGAGCAGGAGATCGGCCTGCTCGGGGCGCTGTTCGCCGGCATGCGCAGTGATGTACGGCTCGCGGAGGAGATGCGGCGCATCCTGCGCCGTGACGAGGCCGCGATGACCGACGAGCCGCTGCGCAAGGCGATCCGGCACGGGGAACATCTGGCCCCCGGAGCCCCGGCGCTGTTCGCCGAGATCGCCCCGGCCGTCATCGTGCACCGCATCATGATCGCGGGCGAGCCGTGCGACGGGCCGTTCGTCGCGCACCTGGTCGACGACATCCTGCTGCCGCTCCTGCGCAGCCGCTGA
- the lipA gene encoding lipoyl synthase, producing the protein MSAVAPDGRKMLRLEVRNSQTPIERKPEWIKTRAKMGPEYTQMQKLVKSEGLHTVCQEAGCPNIYECWEDREATFLIGGDQCTRRCDFCQIDTGRPQALDRDEPRRVGESVLTMDLNYATITGVARDDLEDGGAWLYAETVRRIHAMTADRAGGRTKVELLIPDFNAEPAQLAEVFGSRPEVLAHNVETVPRIFKRIRPGFRYERSLEVITRAREAGLVTKSNLILGMGEEREEISQALHDLHDAGCELITITQYLRPSARHHPVERWVKPAEFVELKEEAEEIGYAGVMSGPLVRSSYRAGRLFQQAIDRRAGQEPAVRAEGAAFM; encoded by the coding sequence GTGTCTGCAGTCGCACCCGACGGACGCAAGATGCTGCGCCTTGAGGTCCGAAACAGCCAGACCCCCATCGAGCGCAAGCCCGAGTGGATCAAGACCCGGGCGAAGATGGGTCCCGAGTACACGCAGATGCAGAAACTCGTGAAGAGCGAGGGTCTGCACACCGTGTGCCAGGAGGCGGGCTGCCCCAACATCTACGAGTGCTGGGAGGACCGCGAGGCGACCTTCCTCATCGGCGGCGACCAGTGCACGCGGCGCTGCGACTTCTGCCAGATCGACACCGGCCGGCCCCAGGCGCTCGACCGGGACGAGCCGCGCCGGGTCGGCGAGTCCGTGCTCACCATGGACCTGAACTACGCCACCATCACCGGCGTCGCCCGCGACGACCTGGAGGACGGCGGCGCCTGGCTCTACGCGGAGACGGTCCGCCGCATCCACGCGATGACCGCGGACCGCGCGGGCGGCCGCACCAAGGTCGAACTGCTCATCCCCGACTTCAACGCCGAGCCCGCCCAGCTCGCCGAGGTCTTCGGCTCCCGCCCCGAGGTGCTGGCGCACAACGTGGAGACGGTGCCGCGGATCTTCAAGCGCATCCGCCCCGGCTTCCGCTACGAGCGCTCGCTGGAGGTCATCACCCGCGCCCGCGAGGCCGGGCTGGTCACCAAGTCCAACCTGATCCTGGGAATGGGCGAGGAGCGTGAGGAGATCAGCCAGGCCCTGCACGACCTGCACGACGCGGGCTGCGAGCTGATCACCATCACGCAGTACCTGCGCCCCTCGGCACGGCACCACCCGGTGGAGCGCTGGGTGAAGCCGGCGGAGTTCGTCGAGCTGAAGGAGGAGGCGGAGGAGATCGGCTATGCGGGTGTGATGTCCGGGCCGCTCGTCCGCTCTTCATACCGCGCCGGACGCCTCTTCCAGCAGGCCATCGACCGCCGCGCGGGCCAGGAGCCAGCGGTACGGGCCGAGGGTGCGGCTTTCATGTGA
- a CDS encoding NAD(P)H-binding protein, whose protein sequence is MIVITGATGALNGATVEHLLKRMPAEQIGVSVRNTAKARHFADRGVRVRKGSYEDPAALRHSFEGAEQVLLVSSNDPHADAVALHRVGIDAAVAAGARRILYTSHQGAGVDSPFHPARDHAATEQCLANSGVAWTALRNGFYAHSLGWLLGDWQQSGTITAPADGPVSWTDRSDAAEAAAAILTGGRAFGGPVTLTARQAVTFDDVAALASKTTGREVERIVLDDEAWIAAKVAAGTPEAMARMTLTTFQAAREGRFAGVGPLLGELLGREPRTVADQLAADIDAA, encoded by the coding sequence ATGATCGTCATCACCGGTGCGACCGGCGCGCTCAACGGCGCCACCGTCGAGCACCTCCTCAAGCGCATGCCCGCCGAGCAGATCGGGGTCAGCGTCCGCAACACCGCCAAGGCGCGGCACTTCGCCGACCGCGGGGTGCGGGTGCGCAAGGGCTCCTACGAGGACCCGGCCGCACTGCGGCACTCCTTCGAGGGCGCCGAGCAGGTCCTGCTCGTGTCCTCCAACGACCCGCACGCCGACGCTGTCGCCCTGCACCGCGTCGGCATCGACGCCGCCGTCGCCGCAGGCGCCCGGCGCATCCTCTACACCAGCCACCAGGGCGCTGGAGTGGACAGCCCCTTCCACCCCGCCCGCGACCACGCCGCCACCGAACAGTGCCTCGCCAACTCCGGCGTCGCCTGGACCGCGCTGCGCAACGGCTTCTACGCCCACAGCCTGGGCTGGCTGCTGGGCGACTGGCAGCAGAGCGGCACCATCACCGCCCCGGCCGACGGCCCCGTCTCCTGGACCGACCGCTCGGATGCCGCCGAAGCCGCGGCGGCCATCCTCACCGGTGGCCGGGCCTTCGGCGGCCCGGTCACCCTCACTGCCCGCCAGGCCGTCACCTTCGACGATGTCGCCGCCCTGGCCTCGAAGACCACCGGCCGTGAGGTCGAGCGCATCGTGCTGGACGACGAGGCGTGGATTGCAGCCAAGGTGGCCGCCGGTACTCCCGAAGCCATGGCCCGGATGACGCTCACCACCTTCCAGGCCGCCCGCGAGGGCCGCTTCGCCGGAGTCGGCCCCCTGCTCGGCGAACTCCTCGGCCGCGAACCGCGGACCGTGGCCGACCAGCTCGCAGCAGACATCGACGCTGCCTGA
- the glnA gene encoding type I glutamate--ammonia ligase — MFQNADDVNKFIKDEDVKFVDVRFCDLPGVMQHFTVPVSTFDPTEELAFDGSSIRGFQAIHESDMALRADLSTARVDPFRRDKTLNINFFIHDPITGEQYSRDPRNVAKKAEAYLASTGIADTAYFGPEAEFYVFDSARFQTSANESFYHIDSEAAAWNTGAVEDNRGYKVRYKGGYFPAPPVDHFADLRAEISLELEGAGLQVERQHHEVGTAGQAEINYRFNTLLAAADDLMLFKYIVKNVAWRNNKTATFMPKPIFGDNGSGMHVHQSLWQGGSPLFYDEQGYAGLSDTARFYIGGILKHAPSLLAFTNPTVNSYHRLVPGFEAPVNLVYSQRNRSAAMRIPITGSNPKAKRVEFRAPDPSSNPYLAFSALLLAGLDGVKNKIEPAEPIDKDLYELAPEEHASVPQVPTSLPAVLDALEADNEYLQAGGVFTSDLIETWIDYKRTNEIAPLQLRPHPHEFELYFDI, encoded by the coding sequence ATGTTCCAGAACGCCGACGACGTCAACAAGTTCATCAAGGACGAGGACGTCAAGTTCGTCGACGTCCGGTTCTGCGACCTGCCCGGCGTGATGCAGCACTTCACGGTCCCGGTCTCGACGTTCGACCCGACCGAGGAACTGGCCTTCGACGGCTCCTCGATCCGCGGGTTCCAGGCGATCCACGAGTCCGACATGGCCCTCCGGGCGGACCTGTCGACCGCGCGCGTCGACCCGTTCCGGCGGGACAAGACGCTGAACATCAACTTCTTCATCCACGACCCGATCACCGGCGAGCAGTACAGCCGCGACCCGCGGAACGTGGCGAAGAAGGCCGAGGCGTACCTCGCCTCCACCGGCATCGCCGACACCGCGTACTTCGGCCCCGAGGCCGAGTTCTACGTGTTCGACAGCGCGCGCTTCCAGACCTCCGCGAACGAGTCCTTCTACCACATCGACTCCGAGGCCGCCGCGTGGAACACCGGCGCCGTCGAGGACAACCGCGGCTACAAGGTCCGCTACAAGGGCGGCTACTTCCCCGCCCCGCCGGTCGACCACTTCGCCGACCTGCGCGCCGAGATCTCCCTCGAACTCGAGGGCGCCGGCCTCCAGGTGGAGCGCCAGCACCACGAGGTCGGCACCGCCGGCCAGGCGGAGATCAACTACCGGTTCAACACGCTGCTCGCCGCCGCCGACGACCTGATGCTGTTCAAGTACATCGTCAAGAACGTGGCGTGGCGCAACAACAAGACCGCGACCTTCATGCCCAAGCCGATCTTCGGCGACAACGGCTCCGGTATGCACGTCCACCAGTCGCTGTGGCAGGGCGGCTCCCCGCTCTTCTACGACGAGCAGGGCTACGCGGGCCTGTCCGACACCGCCCGCTTCTACATCGGCGGCATCCTCAAGCACGCGCCCTCGCTGCTCGCCTTCACCAACCCGACGGTGAACTCCTACCACCGCCTGGTGCCGGGCTTCGAGGCGCCGGTGAACCTGGTGTACTCCCAGCGCAACCGCTCCGCCGCGATGCGCATCCCGATCACCGGGTCGAACCCGAAGGCCAAGCGCGTCGAGTTCCGGGCCCCGGACCCGTCGTCCAACCCCTACCTGGCGTTCTCCGCGCTGCTCCTGGCGGGCCTGGACGGCGTGAAGAACAAGATCGAGCCGGCCGAGCCGATCGACAAGGACCTCTACGAGCTGGCTCCCGAGGAGCACGCGAGCGTCCCGCAGGTCCCGACCTCCCTGCCCGCCGTCCTCGACGCCCTTGAGGCGGACAACGAGTACCTCCAGGCCGGCGGGGTCTTCACCTCCGACCTGATCGAGACCTGGATCGACTACAAGCGCACGAACGAGATCGCCCCGCTCCAGTTGCGCCCGCACCCGCACGAGTTCGAGCTGTACTTCGACATCTAA
- a CDS encoding RDD family protein, whose protein sequence is MDNREVVGSWLSGPRATAEQMGVEFGYRGERLGLPEDGPGSVASIGRRVAAIFVDWVLCVVIAYGLIAHRDVHSANNWALAVFGVVSLIGLALVGGTPGKMIFRLRVIGLDGRRLSPLAAVIRTVLLLLVIPALVWDRDTRGLHDKAAKAVQVRI, encoded by the coding sequence GTGGACAACAGGGAAGTAGTGGGTTCGTGGCTCTCCGGGCCCCGGGCGACCGCGGAACAGATGGGCGTGGAGTTCGGCTACCGCGGTGAGCGGCTGGGCCTGCCCGAGGACGGACCGGGCTCCGTCGCGTCCATCGGCCGCCGGGTCGCGGCGATCTTCGTCGACTGGGTGCTGTGCGTGGTGATCGCATACGGTCTGATCGCGCACCGTGACGTGCACTCCGCGAACAACTGGGCGCTCGCCGTCTTCGGCGTGGTCAGCCTGATCGGTCTGGCGCTGGTCGGCGGCACCCCGGGGAAGATGATCTTCCGGCTGCGGGTGATCGGCCTCGACGGCCGCCGGCTCAGCCCGCTCGCCGCCGTGATCCGTACGGTGCTGCTGCTGCTCGTCATCCCCGCGCTGGTCTGGGACCGCGACACCCGGGGCCTGCACGACAAGGCGGCCAAGGCGGTCCAGGTCCGGATCTGA
- a CDS encoding transposase family protein — protein sequence MTPPHRKFKKNPPGWYEEMHERQRKAHSSRRIRVEHGIGHLKNWRSLARHHGRREHMSDIIQAVAGLLSHQQAATTASRTRT from the coding sequence GTGACGCCCCCGCACCGGAAGTTCAAGAAGAACCCGCCCGGGTGGTACGAGGAGATGCACGAACGCCAGCGCAAGGCCCACTCCTCACGGCGCATCCGGGTCGAACACGGGATCGGCCACCTCAAGAACTGGCGATCCCTCGCTCGACACCACGGCCGCCGCGAGCACATGAGCGACATCATCCAAGCCGTCGCCGGGCTGCTCTCCCACCAACAAGCTGCCACGACGGCGAGCCGTACGCGAACGTGA